The genomic stretch TGGTAGTCTTTGCCTTTTCCTTCTGGAGAAGATAAAAACCTGTCCCTGCCAAAGAAAGAGAAACCATTATTAAGACAATAAATATTACTATGGGTGATTTAATTTTCTCTGCCATCCGCCCTCCTCCTAATAATATTTCTCAGAATACTTTTTTTGAGGCAATTTAATCGCCTTTTCTATGGTTTGATTATATCATCCTACGCATAAAAATCAAGTTTTATTTTAAATAAGTATATATGCCGCAAACCTTTGGCGAATTCACTTGTTTATGAATCTGGTGAATTCCGGGGGTACGTCGCAGGAGAATTCCATAAACTTACCCATACGCGGATGCATGAAACCGATATAGCGGGCATGCAATGCTAAGCGGCTGAATTCGTTATCGTTACCATATTTGGCATCGCCCAAAACAGGATGGCCCAGGAAAGCCAGGTGCACCCTTAACTGATGGGTCCTGCCCGTAAAAGGCTCTAATTCCAGAAGGCTAAAATCCTGTTTACGTTTTAAGGTCCGGTAATATGTCTTGGCGTATTTGGTATTTTTACCGAAACCAACCGACATATTTTTTCTTTTATGCGGGTGCCTGCCGATAGGTAATTCAATGACGTTCTCGTCGAATTCCATTCTACCCCTGACTAGGGCGATATATTTACGTTTAATACTATGCTTGGCAAACTGACGGGCGAGGTCAAGATGGGAGGTATTATTTTTAGCGATGACCAAAAGACCCGATGTATCCTTATCCAGCCTGTGTACTATACCAGGCCTCTCTGGATTAATATCTGATAATTTTTTAAAACGGTGCAGCAGCGCGTTAACCAGCGTATGTTCATAATTTCCCGGCGCAGGATGCACTACCAGGCCGGGCAATTTATTTATCACTGCCAGGTCATCGTCTTCATAGACAACATCCAAAGGTATTTCTTCTGCCTTTAAATCGGCATGCTGCCTGTTTTCAACAACAATTCTTATTTCATCGCCGCTTTTGACTTTAAGATGCGGCTTTACTAAAGGCGCACCCTTTATGGCGACCCCTCCTTCTGCAATCGCTTTTTGTATAAAGGTACGGGAAACGCCTAGATTTTCCTTTTTGAAAAAATCTGCCAGGAATAAATCCAAGCGCTTACCCGCATCCATGTCTGATACGCTTAAGGTATATTCCTGCATATTAGTTGCAGTGTCAAAGTATCATAGTATCAAAGTGTCAAGGTTCTTTCGTTGATACTTTGATACATTGACACCTTGATACTTCCTTTATAGTTATTTTTTGACTCTCTTAATTAAAAGAAGTTTCCAAACGGCTAGGCAAAACACCCCAATACTTATAAGTTGGAATAAGGTCAAGCCTAAAAAAATGATTTCATTGTCAGCGCGCCAGAATTCTATAAAAAATCTCTTGGTCGAATATAGTAATAGATAACTAAAAAATATCTTGCCTTCTTTATGCGGCTTATCCTGCAGGAACCTTAAGGTAATAAAAATTAAAACCAGGATGAACGCAGAATAAATCTGCGTAGGGATAAGTATTGAATCGTACTCTTTAAAATAGATGCCGAATTTGGATATTTTACCGAAACAACAGCCGTTGAGTAGGCAACCGATCCTGCCTATTGCCTGGCCCAGGGCTACGAAGGGAACAATGCAATCAAGGACCTTATACGCCGCTAATCTTTTCTTTTTTAAATAAAGGGCCGCGCAAAATATACTAAGTATCAATCCGCCGAACCACGATAGGCCTCCTCGCTGCAGCATAATTATTTCCAAAGGATTTTTTAAATAATAGCCGGCATTCTCGATTATATAGAATAGGCGCGCGCCGATAATCCCCCAGATAAAAACAATAAAGGAAAAATTGAAAATTATATCGGGGTCGATACCTTCTTTTTTAGCCCGCAGGCTGGCTAAGGATGAACCCGTAAGAAGAGCCAACACCAGCATCAGGCCGTAGGAATAGATGCTTAAGGGCCCGATTTTACAGATTATAGGGTGCATAGTTTTAGTGTCAAAGTATCATAGTATCAAAGTGTCAGGGTTTCTTCTTTAATACCTTGACACATTGACACCTTCTCAATTTTTTGTTTTTAAAAGGGCCCACCCCAGTAATATCGCCCCGACAGTTATCGCGCTATCGGCTACATTAAATACCGGCCAGATACGAAAATCTAGAAAATCGATAACATATCCCGAAGTTAACCGGTCGATAAAATTACCCAGGGCGCCGCCTAAAATACAGCTTAAAGATATATTATAAATGGGGCGCTTCTTGCCTTTGTTCTTTTTAAGGGTTATCAGGATAAAAATTATAGCTAAAACAGTAGTCAATATAAATAGCTGCGCCTGATTTCTCAACATGCCAAAGGCCGCCCCGCGGTTATGGATAAGCGTAAGGTGGAATACGCCTCTTATCAGGGGCACGGATTGGTTCAATGATAAATTTTTACTGACAATTATTTTGGAGAACTGGTCTAAGAAAAGAATGGAGAGGCTGATGACGAAAATCATCAAGAATGGAAGGTTTTTATTTCTTTTCTCTTTTTTCCTGGCACTTCAGGCAGAGGCGCGCGTAAGGAACGGCTTTTAACCTGATTTTAGTGACAGGAGTTTTGCATTCTTCGCATATGCCGAATCTGCCTTCTTCTATTCTCTTGAGGGCATCGTCTAACTCATACAATGCCTCCCTTTCGTTTGAGGCTAAGCCCAGCGAGAATTCCCTGTCGTATGTATCGGAGGCGACATCAGCCATGTGGTAGGTATAACCGGAGATATCCCCTGCGGCATCCTTTTGGGATTTTTTCAGGGTATCTTCCGAAAT from Candidatus Omnitrophota bacterium encodes the following:
- a CDS encoding RluA family pseudouridine synthase; this translates as MQEYTLSVSDMDAGKRLDLFLADFFKKENLGVSRTFIQKAIAEGGVAIKGAPLVKPHLKVKSGDEIRIVVENRQHADLKAEEIPLDVVYEDDDLAVINKLPGLVVHPAPGNYEHTLVNALLHRFKKLSDINPERPGIVHRLDKDTSGLLVIAKNNTSHLDLARQFAKHSIKRKYIALVRGRMEFDENVIELPIGRHPHKRKNMSVGFGKNTKYAKTYYRTLKRKQDFSLLELEPFTGRTHQLRVHLAFLGHPVLGDAKYGNDNEFSRLALHARYIGFMHPRMGKFMEFSCDVPPEFTRFINK
- the lgt gene encoding prolipoprotein diacylglyceryl transferase, with translation MHPIICKIGPLSIYSYGLMLVLALLTGSSLASLRAKKEGIDPDIIFNFSFIVFIWGIIGARLFYIIENAGYYLKNPLEIIMLQRGGLSWFGGLILSIFCAALYLKKKRLAAYKVLDCIVPFVALGQAIGRIGCLLNGCCFGKISKFGIYFKEYDSILIPTQIYSAFILVLIFITLRFLQDKPHKEGKIFFSYLLLYSTKRFFIEFWRADNEIIFLGLTLFQLISIGVFCLAVWKLLLIKRVKK
- the lspA gene encoding signal peptidase II; protein product: MIFVISLSILFLDQFSKIIVSKNLSLNQSVPLIRGVFHLTLIHNRGAAFGMLRNQAQLFILTTVLAIIFILITLKKNKGKKRPIYNISLSCILGGALGNFIDRLTSGYVIDFLDFRIWPVFNVADSAITVGAILLGWALLKTKN
- a CDS encoding TraR/DksA family transcriptional regulator, translating into MRTKFTKKELEYFKDLILKIKDKSLDEIKHISEDTLKKSQKDAAGDISGYTYHMADVASDTYDREFSLGLASNEREALYELDDALKRIEEGRFGICEECKTPVTKIRLKAVPYARLCLKCQEKREKK